The sequence below is a genomic window from Cobetia sp. cqz5-12.
CTCGAACATGACCCGCGCCCGACACTGCCGGCACAGCTTGCGTTTCTCACCGCGGACCAGGCACGCCTGACGCTGCACGAGGGCCGCCATCATCACGTCAAGCGACTGTGGCGTAGCCTGGGCAATCGCGTGGTGTGGCTGCACCGTGAGTCGGTGGCAGGCTTGAGTCTCGAGGGGCTGGCGCCGGGGGAGTGGCGCGAGCTTACCCGCGAGGAGTGTTCACGGCTGGGGGCCGCGCAGCCTCGCGGGTGAGGCCATCCGGCGGATGGCGTCTTGCCGACACCGGGTTATCCACACCCGCCTGGCGCGCCGCCAGTGCGTGACGGCTGCGATGGGATGTGGATGGATCGTTTTGGATCGTCGTCAGCGCTGCTCAGCTGCCGGTCGCCTGACTGGGCAGGTCCTCTGCCGTGATGCTCGCCTCGTCATCGTCGCTTGAGCTTGCCTCAGGCGTCGACAGGCTGACCAGCTCGCCCTCGGCGTTGCGCGTGAAGTTGCGCACGATGACCCCGATATCTTCCGGCAGCGGCGCAAACTGGCTGCAACGGCTCAGCACTTCCTGCATGTCCTGATAACCACTGTCGCGACGCGAGTCGATGGTCGCGCGCGAGAAGTCGATATCCTTCAGTGAGGTCTCGCCCGGGCGCGCCGAGGCCAGCAGACGCACCACGTTGATCGAGGGCTGCTGGGTCATGGCAAGGATGCGCTGGATCTTCGGCGACTGACGCAGCTCCTCCGGCAGATAGTCGGCGAGATTCTCGATTCCCATGCGCAGCGCCTGATTCTCTTCCAGCAGGTTGAGGTGCTCGCCGGCACGACTGGAATACTGGATATCCTTCTCGCGCAGCTGCGCTTCCTGCAGTGTCTCCGGCACCTTGCCATCGGCACTCCACAGGTCGATCACGTAGCAGTTGACCACCGTCTCGCCATGCGGACGCTCCGACAGCACCCAGCTGACGGGCGTATTGGAGTACAGGCCGCCATCCCAATAGGCTTCGCCATCGACCCATACCGGCGGGAAGGCCGGTGGCAGGGCGCCGCTGGCCAGAATATGGCGATGGTCCAGCGCTTCGTGCGAGGAGTCGAAGTAGCGCAGCGCGCCGCTGCCTATATTCACCGCTCCGACCGACAGGCGAACGTTCTCCGGGTGGCGGGCATCGAGACGCTCGAAGTCCACCAGCCGATTGAGCGTGTCGCCCAGTGGCTCGGTGTCGTAGAGGCTGGGCGGCTCGCCGAAGAAGCTCTGCCAGATCGGCACCGTCCACAGTGGGCGCGGGCGGAAGAAGCCCGGGATGCCCCACAGCATGGCGGAGGTACGCGCGACGCTGCGCTCCCACGGATGAAAGGCGGGGCCCATGCTGGCAGCGGGTTGGGCGATGCCATACCAGAATGACTCGAGGGCCTTGAGGCGCTCGCCCTCCGGATTGCCGGCGATCAGGGCACCATTGATGGCGCCGACCGAGGTGCCGACCACCCAGTCGGGCTGGATGCCGGCTTCGGCCAGCGCCTCGAAGATGCCGATCTGGTAGGCGCCGAGCGCGCCACCGCCTTGCAGCACCAGAATATTGAGCGCATCGGCGCAGAAGTCGCAGGATGTATCACGCATGAAACCTTCTCCTCTCTAGCAGTGCAGCACTCCGCCGGGGAATGCCCGAGGTCAGGGGGACCGTCGCGAGCGTGACGCCAAGTGATGGGGGAGGCGTGGGCTCGTGGAGGCGGCGAAAGGGTGACGAGGTGCATATCAGGGGAATGAAGCACCTGATCAAGGCAATGCGGCACTGGTTCAAGGCACTGGAAGTGCTGTTATTGTGCAGTGCAGCATGGCGCCTGTCAGCATAGCACGCATCCTTGCCTTGCGTGGCTGCGATCTCATTCAAGCGACTGACTGAGGCGGCAGGGGCTAGGACAGGAGCAGGAGTCTTGCAGCGGTCATTGGCACCAGGGCGTCAGCCACAGGTCGGCTGCCAGCAGCAACAGGGCATAGCGTCCGCCCTTGGCGATCATGATCAGGACGATGCTTTTCCACCACGCCAGCCGGAAGATGCCCGCCAGTACCGTCAGCGGGTCGCCGATCAGCGGGGTCCAGCTCAGCAGTAGGCTCCAGGCGCCGAAACGGCGATACCACAGGGTGCCGCGTGCCAATGCGCGCCGCGAGACCGGAAACCAGCGCCGTGTGCGCAGGCGACGGGCGCCACGCC
It includes:
- a CDS encoding YqaA family protein, which translates into the protein MDEVAVLSLPGLTSLAVISLASATLLPGGSEAAFAGLWCQGHAPWALWLAATLGNSLGSLINVALGRGARRLRTRRWFPVSRRALARGTLWYRRFGAWSLLLSWTPLIGDPLTVLAGIFRLAWWKSIVLIMIAKGGRYALLLLAADLWLTPWCQ
- a CDS encoding patatin-like phospholipase family protein produces the protein MRDTSCDFCADALNILVLQGGGALGAYQIGIFEALAEAGIQPDWVVGTSVGAINGALIAGNPEGERLKALESFWYGIAQPAASMGPAFHPWERSVARTSAMLWGIPGFFRPRPLWTVPIWQSFFGEPPSLYDTEPLGDTLNRLVDFERLDARHPENVRLSVGAVNIGSGALRYFDSSHEALDHRHILASGALPPAFPPVWVDGEAYWDGGLYSNTPVSWVLSERPHGETVVNCYVIDLWSADGKVPETLQEAQLREKDIQYSSRAGEHLNLLEENQALRMGIENLADYLPEELRQSPKIQRILAMTQQPSINVVRLLASARPGETSLKDIDFSRATIDSRRDSGYQDMQEVLSRCSQFAPLPEDIGVIVRNFTRNAEGELVSLSTPEASSSDDDEASITAEDLPSQATGS